The Vibrio marisflavi CECT 7928 region AATAAGCCTAAGGTTAAAACTACGATAAGGCTTAACATCGTATGTCTATTTATATATCTAGTCGGTGAGCGAAGCGCCGAGCTATGTGTGTTCATAAATTTCTCCTGTCTTAAGCCGAGTGAAGCATCCAATCTATTTCTAGTGGCGTAACGACTCGTTCAAAGTCGGCAAGTTCACTGCGTTTGCATGCAAGATATAAATCAATGAAGTCACGAGAAAACTGCTCTGGTAACTCACTACTATCGAGTGCTGTAAGTGCTTCTGGCATTCTAGTGGGTAGGTGTTGTGCTGGTTCATTGAGCGATGGTGGACACTGAGACGCCAAATAATTTGGGCTTGACAGTACTCCGCCCAAAACAGTAGCCACCAACAGGTATGGATTAACATCAGCGCCAGCGATTCGGTGCTCAATTCTACGATTCTTTGCGTCGCTGATTGGTACACGTAGGGCGACGCCACGGTGATTTTCTCCCCAGTTTGCTGTTGTTGGAACATAGGCTCCGGGGATAAAACGGCGATACGAATTTACATTTGGGCAAAGCAGCGCCATAGTGCCACGTGCCTGAGCAAGCATAGCTGAAATTGTTTGATAAAATAGTTCGCTGGAAGATCCGTCTAAGTTCGAGAATAAATTGCGACCGTTCGCGTTGAGTAAGCTGATGTGTACATGTTGTCCACTTCCTGCTTGATCATGAAATGGTTTTGCCATAAAGGTTGCATCGAAGCCATGTTTGTTGGCTATTTGTCGAATCAATCTCTTTGCGAAAATAATATCGTCACAGGCTTTTAGCACGTTCTCAGAGTGATTAAAGTTTATCTCAAATTGACCAGGGGCAGATTCAGACAGTGCACCTGAAGTATTGAGTTTCTGAATTACTGCTAAGCTATTGAGCTCTTGCAAGAACTCTGCGTAATCATCGAGCCCATCTAAATGATAAACTTCAGTTTCTGTTTCTCGAATATTCTTGCTAGGGTTAACTGCTGTTTGCAATTCCCCGTTTGGTCCTCGCTTTTTGTCTATCAAGTAAAACTCTAGCTCCATTGCGATAACAGGGTATTGGCCTCGCTCTTTCAATTCGTCAAGCATATTTTCTACGATGGTTCGGGCTAGAAGAGGGTGTGGTGTAGATATATTGTCATCAGTCATCGTAAGCAGAATTTGACCAACACTCGGGTTTGACGTTGGGATCAAGGTGTTTGTGATGGGGAAGCACAAATGATCGGGTTCTCCTAAATCTTCACCTAGCCCGGCAGTTTCTACGACGTTACCTTTGGTATCCAGAGAAATAGTAGAGAGTGGAAGCGCGACACCTTTTGAGAGTTTTTCTAGCGATTCGATGGGTATCCGTTTTCCTCTAGGAGTTGCATTGATGTCTGTAAAAACCAGATCGATATGCTCTACATTGGGCCAACTCTTTTTAAAAGTAGCCACTTCTTGTAAGAATGAATCCACTTTATTCTCCTATTATCAATAAGATAAATCTATTTTTGGAACCGTTTCTGTTTGAAAGTAGTGAACAGAATTAATCTAATGCCAGTCATCTCTTGTTCAATATTTCTAACATCTAAATTTAACTTACTATTAACATTTGGCATTGTGTTGCTCAATATAAATTCCATAAATGCCTATTTATTGAACGATAAGTGAGGCTTTGGTCACAATAATATGCTGTATGGAATAGATGTGTTGAAAATATCTAACAACAGTTGTAGTGTTTTTGTTAAATATTTTGTTGACAGGTTAATTCATGAGTAATCAACATTCTCCAATCATTGGAATCGTGACTTGTTCAAAAAACTTAGGTGGCTACTCGATTCAAGCTGTGAACGAGTCTTATATTGACGCTGTTGAGCAGTTCTCAGGTACACCGATTTTACTGCCCAGTGCAGCTGGTATTGGTCATTTAAACGAATTTCTTGATATGTGTGACGGTTTCCTATTCACCGGTAGCCACTCAAATGTTGAACCTAGTCGCTATAACGCTGCTCATGATGAGTCTTATTTAGATAGAGCGAGAGATGAATTAGCACTGAATTTAATTCGTGCATCTGTCGATGCCAATAAACCTTGTTTTGGCATTTGTCGTGGATTTCAAGAAATGAATGTTGCGCTTGGTGGAACATTGGAGCCGTGTGTTCATGAGGCTGGTTACAATGATCACCGTGAAAACCCAACAGAGGATATGAGTGAAAAATATTCGGCATCTCATTCTGTCATTGTGCAAGAAAAAGGCATATTTGCCAGCTGGTTGTCTGACTCGAAAGAATTTGACAACAACGATTGCTTGGTTGAAGTGAACTCTTTGCACAACCAGGGCATAAAACACCTAGCGTCAAACTTATCAATTGAAGCCAAAGCATTTGATGGACTTGTAGAGGCATTCAGCTTGCCTGATCACAAATATTTTATAGGTGTGCAGTGGCACCCAGAATGGAACCCAATTCACAATTCGTTCTCTCAGCTTTTGTTCAAAAAATTTATTATGGCTGCGTCGAATAACAACTAGGTCAGTCACATGGAAAATGAACAAATTGGTCGAAGCATTAGTAAGTTAAG contains the following coding sequences:
- a CDS encoding glutamine synthetase family protein; the encoded protein is MDSFLQEVATFKKSWPNVEHIDLVFTDINATPRGKRIPIESLEKLSKGVALPLSTISLDTKGNVVETAGLGEDLGEPDHLCFPITNTLIPTSNPSVGQILLTMTDDNISTPHPLLARTIVENMLDELKERGQYPVIAMELEFYLIDKKRGPNGELQTAVNPSKNIRETETEVYHLDGLDDYAEFLQELNSLAVIQKLNTSGALSESAPGQFEINFNHSENVLKACDDIIFAKRLIRQIANKHGFDATFMAKPFHDQAGSGQHVHISLLNANGRNLFSNLDGSSSELFYQTISAMLAQARGTMALLCPNVNSYRRFIPGAYVPTTANWGENHRGVALRVPISDAKNRRIEHRIAGADVNPYLLVATVLGGVLSSPNYLASQCPPSLNEPAQHLPTRMPEALTALDSSELPEQFSRDFIDLYLACKRSELADFERVVTPLEIDWMLHSA
- a CDS encoding gamma-glutamyl-gamma-aminobutyrate hydrolase family protein — its product is MSNQHSPIIGIVTCSKNLGGYSIQAVNESYIDAVEQFSGTPILLPSAAGIGHLNEFLDMCDGFLFTGSHSNVEPSRYNAAHDESYLDRARDELALNLIRASVDANKPCFGICRGFQEMNVALGGTLEPCVHEAGYNDHRENPTEDMSEKYSASHSVIVQEKGIFASWLSDSKEFDNNDCLVEVNSLHNQGIKHLASNLSIEAKAFDGLVEAFSLPDHKYFIGVQWHPEWNPIHNSFSQLLFKKFIMAASNNN